One genomic window of Phalacrocorax carbo chromosome W unlocalized genomic scaffold, bPhaCar2.1 SUPER_W_unloc_2, whole genome shotgun sequence includes the following:
- the LOC135310849 gene encoding mitochondrial nicotinamide adenine dinucleotide transporter SLC25A51-like — translation MDSQDYVPTNSKQDISHHIKVSSGKHYLCGYCAAFTNIAVTFPIQKVLFRQQLYGLKTKDAVHQLQKDGIRNLYRGILPPLMQKTTTLALMFGLYEDFSSLLHSHTSAPELLTRSMAAVLAGTTEAILTPFERVQTLLQDYKHHDKFTNTYQAFKVLKVYGIREYYRGLVPILFRNGSSNILFFGLRGPIKQCLPEATSYSTHLVNDFICGGLLGAMLGSLFFPMNVVKARMQSQIGGEFQSFSKVFVTIWLERDKKLMHLFRGAHLNYHRSVLSWGITNATYEFLLKLL, via the coding sequence atggattcACAAGATTATGTCCCAACAAATTCAAAGCAAGATATCAGCCATCACATAAAGGTTAGCTCTGGTAAACATTATCTTTGTGGCTATTGTGCAGCCTTCACCAATATAGCAGTCACCTTTCCCATCCAGAAGGTCCTCTTTCGACAACAGTTATATGGCTTGAAAACAAAGGATGCAGTACATCAGCTGCAGAAAGATGGAATTCGAAATCTCTATCGTGGAATCCTTCCTCCATTAATGCAAAAAACGACCACCCTGGCTCTAATGTTTGGCTTGTATGAAgatttctcctccttgctgcatAGTCACACAAGTGCACCTGAACTTCTAACTCGCAGCATGGCAGCAGTGCTTGCAGGGACCACAGAAGCCATTCTTACACCTTTTGAACGAGTCCAGACTTTGCTTCAGGACTACAAACATCATGACAAATTTACAAACACTTACCAGGCTTTCAAGGTACTAAAAGTCTATGGGATTCGAGAATATTATCGGGGTTTGGTGCCTATTCTGTTCCGGAATGGAAGCAGTAACATCCTCTTCTTTGGCTTACGAGGACCTATCAAACAGTGTCTGCCTGAAGCAACTTCTTATAGCACTCACTTGGTCAATGACTTTATCTGTGGAGGGTTGTTGGGTGCCATGCTGGGATCCTTATTTTTCCCAATGAATGTTGTAAAAGCTCGCATGCAATCTCAAATTGGTGGtgaatttcagtctttttcaaaagtttttgtGACAATCTGGCTAGAACGTGATAAAAAATTGATGCATCTTTTCAGAGGAGCCCATCTGAATTACCATCGTTCTGTCCTGTCCTGGGGCATAACCAATGCAACATATGAATTCTTGCTAAAGCTGTTATGA